From one Pan troglodytes isolate AG18354 chromosome 13, NHGRI_mPanTro3-v2.0_pri, whole genome shotgun sequence genomic stretch:
- the SPP2 gene encoding secreted phosphoprotein 24, with protein MISRMEKMTMMMKILIMFALGMNYWSCSGFPVYDYDPSSLRDALSASVAKVNSQSLSPYLFRAFRSSLKRVEVLDENNLVMNLEFSIRETTCRKDSGEDPTTCAFQRDYYVSTAVCRSTVKVSAQQVQGVHARCSWSSSTSESYSSSEEMIFGDMFRSHKWRNNYLFGLISDESISEQFYDRSLGIMRRVLPPGNRRYPNHRHRARINTDFE; from the exons ATGATTTCCAGAATGGAGaagatgacgatgatgatgaagATATTGATTATGTTTGCTCTTGGAATGAACTACTGGTCTTGCTCAG GTTTCCCAGTGTACGACTACGATCCATCCTCCTTAAGGGATGCCCTCAGTGCCTCTGTGGCAAAAGTGAATTCCCAGTCACTGAGTCCGTATCTGTTTCGGGCATTCAGAAGCTCATTAAAAAGA GTTGAGGTCCTAGATGAGAACAACTTGGTCATGAATTTAGAGTTCAGCATCCGGGAGACTACATGCAGGAAGGATTCTGGAGAAGATCCCACTACATGTGCCTTCCAGAGGGACTACTATGTG TCCACAGCTGTTTGCAGAAGCACCGTGAAGGTATCTGCCCAGCAGGTGCAGGGCGTGCATGCTCGCTGCAGCTGGTCTTCCTCCACGTCTGAGTCTTACAGCAGCAGCGAAGAG ATGATTTTTGGGGACATGTTTCGATCTCATAAATGGAGAAACAATTATCTATTTG GTCTCATTTCAGACGAGTCCATAAGTGAACAATTTTATGATCGGTCACTTG GGATCATGAGAAGGGTATTGCCTCCTGGAAACAGAAGGTACCCAAACCACCGGCACAGAGCAAGAATAAATACTGACTTTGAGTAA